A portion of the Actomonas aquatica genome contains these proteins:
- a CDS encoding four-carbon acid sugar kinase family protein yields the protein MSAPANILRLAFFGDDFTGSTDALESLTRAGLRTALFLEPPTPEQLAALDEPLDAIGVAGLTRSLASAEMEAVLRPALTALRELGPRHVHYKVCSTFDSSPTVGSIGRALEIGREVFAQRWVPLLVGAPALGRYVVFGNLFARFGIGSAGAIHRLDRHPAMMAHPVTPMHEADLLQHLAAQTTLPGALLDVLALDGDAEAALEQLLADEALAVVLFDGLTPAHLETAGRLIDEARAKSAGPGPWFSVGSSAVSVALAGQGAAPQWPTPESVAPLLVVSGSCSPVTAGQITWAAENEFKILTVDAAEPDWATVQRRAIEAMQLGRSVVICTSLGPVETVVPAATLGPTLGWVAGEILRETGGRRLLVAGGDTSSYVGRALGIESLRMVAPLAPGAPLCAARGASLPVPSLEVVFKGGQVGAPDFFAAVRRGCL from the coding sequence GTGAGTGCGCCCGCGAACATCCTGCGTCTCGCGTTCTTCGGCGATGACTTCACCGGCTCGACCGACGCGTTGGAGTCGCTGACCCGGGCCGGGCTGCGCACCGCGTTGTTTTTGGAGCCGCCGACACCGGAACAACTCGCGGCGCTCGACGAACCACTCGACGCGATCGGCGTCGCCGGACTCACCCGTTCGTTGGCGTCCGCCGAAATGGAGGCCGTCTTGCGGCCCGCGCTCACGGCGCTGCGGGAACTCGGTCCGCGGCACGTGCACTACAAGGTGTGTTCGACCTTCGATTCCTCGCCGACCGTGGGCAGCATTGGCCGCGCGCTCGAAATCGGTCGCGAGGTCTTTGCGCAGCGTTGGGTGCCGCTGTTGGTGGGGGCACCGGCGCTCGGGCGCTACGTGGTATTCGGCAACCTCTTTGCGCGCTTCGGCATCGGCAGCGCGGGCGCGATTCATCGTCTCGATAGGCATCCCGCCATGATGGCGCATCCGGTGACGCCGATGCACGAAGCCGACCTGTTGCAGCACCTCGCGGCACAGACGACCTTGCCCGGTGCGCTGCTCGATGTGTTGGCATTGGATGGCGACGCGGAGGCGGCGCTCGAACAGTTGCTGGCCGACGAGGCGCTGGCCGTGGTGCTCTTCGATGGACTCACGCCAGCGCACTTGGAGACGGCCGGGCGCCTGATCGACGAAGCGCGGGCGAAATCGGCCGGTCCGGGCCCTTGGTTTTCGGTCGGATCATCGGCCGTGAGCGTGGCGTTGGCCGGGCAGGGCGCTGCGCCGCAATGGCCGACACCGGAATCGGTGGCGCCGTTGCTGGTGGTGTCCGGGAGCTGTTCGCCGGTCACGGCCGGGCAGATCACGTGGGCGGCGGAAAACGAGTTTAAGATTCTCACCGTCGATGCGGCGGAACCCGATTGGGCGACGGTGCAGCGGCGCGCCATCGAAGCGATGCAACTCGGCCGTTCCGTGGTGATCTGCACGAGCCTCGGTCCCGTCGAAACGGTAGTGCCGGCGGCGACCCTCGGCCCGACGCTGGGCTGGGTGGCCGGTGAAATCCTGCGCGAGACCGGAGGCCGTCGACTGCTCGTCGCGGGCGGCGACACCTCCAGCTACGTCGGCCGCGCCTTGGGCATCGAAAGCCTGCGCATGGTGGCGCCGTTGGCGCCGGGGGCGCCCTTGTGCGCGGCGCGCGGTGCGTCGCTGCCGGTGCCATCGCTCGAAGTGGTTTTTAAAGGCGGCCAAGTCGGCGCGCCGGACTTTTTCGCGGCCGTGCGCCGCGGTTGCCTCTGA
- a CDS encoding ribulose-bisphosphate carboxylase large subunit family protein, whose amino-acid sequence MERITATYLIETPNEPERAAAVLAGEQSSGTFVAVPGESAELKARFAARVERIKHLETVAQPTVPTGRAPAAAYHRAEIEVSWAVENFGANLPTLMSTLQGNLYEIAQFSGLKLLDFTVPAGWGAAFRGPQFGVAGCRALTQVQDRPLIGTIIKPSVGLSPAQTAAMVQELIEAGIDFLKDDELMANPPHSPFDERVDAIMAVINTHAERTGRKPMYAFNITDEFDAMQRHYDKVVAAGGTAVMLSLNSVGLVAGKAICDRGMLAIHGHRNGWGMLNRHPLWGMGFAAYQKYWRLAGVDQLHVNGIANKFWEPDDSVVAAISACLATEPLGRPVLPVVSSGQWGGQAPETWRRTQTVDLLYMAGGGIQAHPQGPAAGVRALQRWWEAAVAGMDVAAAVARYPELAQSLEKFGGKPKAAS is encoded by the coding sequence ATGGAACGCATCACCGCCACGTATCTGATCGAGACGCCCAACGAGCCGGAACGCGCCGCCGCGGTGCTGGCCGGTGAACAGTCGTCGGGCACCTTTGTGGCGGTGCCGGGTGAGTCGGCCGAGCTCAAGGCCCGCTTCGCCGCCCGGGTCGAACGTATCAAACATCTGGAGACAGTGGCGCAACCGACCGTGCCGACCGGCCGCGCGCCGGCCGCGGCCTATCATCGCGCGGAGATCGAGGTGTCGTGGGCGGTGGAAAACTTCGGCGCGAATCTGCCGACCTTGATGTCGACCCTGCAGGGCAACCTCTACGAAATCGCCCAGTTTTCCGGGCTGAAGCTGCTCGATTTCACCGTGCCGGCAGGGTGGGGCGCGGCGTTTCGCGGCCCGCAATTTGGCGTGGCCGGCTGTCGGGCGCTCACGCAGGTGCAGGACCGCCCACTCATCGGCACCATCATCAAACCGAGTGTGGGTCTGTCGCCCGCGCAGACCGCGGCCATGGTGCAGGAGTTGATCGAGGCGGGCATCGATTTTTTGAAGGACGACGAGCTGATGGCGAACCCACCGCATTCGCCGTTCGACGAGCGAGTGGACGCCATCATGGCGGTGATCAACACCCACGCCGAACGCACCGGCCGCAAGCCGATGTATGCGTTCAACATCACCGATGAATTCGACGCCATGCAGCGGCACTACGACAAGGTCGTGGCGGCCGGCGGCACGGCGGTGATGCTGAGCCTGAACAGCGTCGGCCTGGTGGCGGGCAAGGCGATCTGTGACCGCGGTATGTTGGCGATCCACGGCCACCGCAATGGCTGGGGCATGCTCAACCGGCATCCGCTTTGGGGCATGGGTTTTGCGGCCTACCAAAAATACTGGCGGCTCGCTGGCGTGGATCAGCTGCACGTCAACGGCATCGCCAACAAGTTCTGGGAGCCGGACGATTCGGTCGTCGCCGCGATCAGCGCGTGCTTGGCGACGGAGCCTTTGGGCCGGCCGGTGTTGCCGGTGGTCTCGTCGGGCCAATGGGGCGGCCAGGCGCCGGAGACGTGGCGACGCACCCAGACCGTCGACCTGCTCTACATGGCCGGTGGTGGCATCCAGGCCCACCCGCAGGGACCCGCCGCCGGCGTGCGTGCGCTGCAACGCTGGTGGGAGGCCGCGGTCGCCGGGATGGACGTCGCGGCAGCCGTTGCGCGTTACCCGGAGTTGGCCCAATCGTTGGAGAAGTTTGGTGGTAAACCCAAAGCGGCGTCGTGA